Below is a genomic region from Salmo salar chromosome ssa11, Ssal_v3.1, whole genome shotgun sequence.
CTCTGCGTCCCTTATACTGCTGCAgagctgttctttctctctctttgcccctctatatctccccactccctctcctcccccctttctctctctctctctctctaagttatTTTACACTTCATTTCTCTCTCCTGCAGAGGAGAACTCAGTTGAGGAGATtctctcgctgtttctctctctccttccctgagGAAAGGACATCTCATCACCtctccccgtttctctctctctctctctctctctctctctctctctctctctctctctctctctctctctctctctctctctctcttctctctctctcttctctatcactCAATTCATCTCTCTCCGCActctttctcccttttcctctcctttctctctcctcactctatttctcctctctcttatcaCTCCCCACATCCTGGTCTGCTTTAATTACTATTTTCAGGCTGGGAGGGGGATGAGGGTGGTGTGCGTCCGTGCGTTAGTGCatactgtatcagtgtgtgtgtgtgtgtgtgtgtgtgtgtgtgtgtgtgtgtgtgtgtgtgtgctctgcagAGTAGTGTTCTGCTGACTGCAGAAGCCCTACCTGGCAGTGTCAGCCAGTGCGTCAGCACcaggggatggagggagtgaaTGAAGGGAAAGAAATAATTGAGGATCAATCAGAGTGACTGCGGAGAACCCACACACCACTCACCACAtaccgctcacacacacacacacacacacacacacacacacactgctcacacagaaacctctcacacacacacacgctgctcaCACACTGCGTGTTTGCATGGCTGTGCTCACACACACTCTTTAGGAGTAGGGGAAGGAGTGTGTGTATACGCTGTACTTTGAGATGGTGAGTCCTCCTATTCTCATTTtgggatgtgtgtctgtgtggatatTGTGTGAGGGCGCTGGTGAGAAAAGTGTGTTTGGCAAAGTTTCCCCTCCGGCTGGCTCCCTGGGACGCGATAtgatcctctctctgtgtgtgtagtacTCTGTGTGTGTAGTACTCTGTGTGTACTCTTCTTACAGAGTCTAGAGCTTCTTCAGTGTTCTACAGGAACAGGTACTCTGTGTGGTTGTGATTAGTGATATGGATAGTGATTATGTGAGATGTATATTTTACATGAATAGGTTATGTTGATGATGATTGTGATAGAGTGATGCTTATGATGATATTGATAAGAGTGTAATAGTGAGAATAATGCCGAGGGAtgctgatgatgataatgataagGATTGAGATGATGAGTGGTAATGACATTGATGATGACAATGAGGGTAATGACTACTGTAGTTATCATGATTGTGATGATGACGGTGATGACAGTGAGAATAACTAGTTTTGCTTACTCATGCCATGCTATAAATCTTTCTGCTACTGCCCTATAtatctctggtgtgtgtgtgtgtgtgtgtgtgtgtgtgtgtgtgtgtgtgtgtgtgtgtgtgtgtgcttgtgtgtgtgtgtgtgtgtgtgtgtgtgtgtgtgtgtgtgtgtgtgtgtgtgtgtgtgtgtgtgtgtgtgtgtgtgtgtgtgcttgtgtgtgtgtacatctacctgcctgcatgtgtgtgcatgtatgtgtttgtgtgggtgtatgggggtgggtggtggtggtggggtggtggggtgggggggggggggtgcttgcTGTGACAAGGACACCGAGAGTGCTGCATTCCTATTGCAATCAGACTGCTCCAGAGGGAACTTACAGCACTGCAGATATATATTCTGTACAGAGGGATATTCTCaggtcacacacacgcacatgcacacacacacacaacacacaacagacacacacactttacgGAGGCAGGTGTTTTGCTGGTATGTAAGGatttcctaaccctctctctctttccccctctctctctgtgcagtgAGCAGATCCCGGGTGTAGTGACAGAAGATGCTTCCTGTGCTGATCTGTGCCCTGGTCTCTCTGAGCTTGGCCGACAACTTTGACACGGCCTACCCTGAAATGGAGCACTACAGAACCATCTATGTACaaggtagatgtggtggtgtaTGACCATCCGTCTGCAATGACAGTCTAACACCTCTAATtgaaagtcactctggataagagtgtgtgCTGAGTGGCTAAAATGTACATTTACCTGTCGCTGTGTTTCGTTTATGACACACACTCCTGGAATGTCTCCTGTGGTTCCATAGTATCatcttatctgtgtgtgtgtgtgtgtgtgtgtgtgtgtgtgtgtgtgtgtgtgtgtgtgtgtgtgtgtgtgtgtgtgtgtgtgtgtgtgtgtgtgtgtgtgtgtgtgtgtgtgtgtgtgtgtgcgtgcgtgcgtgcgtgtgtgtgtttgtgcgcacgcctgtgtgtgtgtgtgtgtgtgtgtatcctcacGCACTGCAACTGTTGAATGAGAGAGATAGGGCAGCTATGTGGGGTCTTGTTTTCTCTGATATCCTATCTGCTATCTCTCTTTATTTGGGCTGTAGAGGCAGATTGCAGGTCAGATATGTCCCTGTTTGTGCCATGTTTAGAAAGCAGGTGCAGTGAATGTGTATTGGCTACTGTACTCTTTCTGCAGTGACGATATAAAGGCGGTTTTACTACACACAGTACTGTGGTAGAGTGTGGTACCCAGCAGTAGTATGTCGGGTGCAGCTCTCCAGCTAAAGCAGTatcctgtactgtgtgtgtggtaaGCAGTTCTGTTGAACTTTTGTGTAGAAATTAGCTTCAGCATCGATCGTAGTTTCAGGAGGCAGATTCACTGAGTTGGCTGGAGAGAGGAAGTGCTAACTCACTCTTATAGTCAGTATAGGACTCCTATAGGATCAATGTgccatcagtcagtcagcctaGCATGGGTTCGTATGGTCCTAACAgggatgtacagatgtaggatcttaatttgatcactgttTTATTGCTGAgagtagtgtattcaaggtttaaaaagtttgtgtattcaaggtttaaaaagtttTCTAAGGTTttcaatttccactttaaaatgtcaagacttgatttgccctaacagaAAAATGTATTAACCACTACAATTCTGATTTGGGGATCATAATACAGAGGAGGGCCACAGCAGGTCACAGCAGGTCTTTAAACCTACCCCTCAAccgtgtatgaaatgtatgcactcactactgtaagtcgctctggataagagcgtctgctaaatgactaaaatgtaaatgtaaaaatgttatgtGCTGCACCAATTGTATTGAAGTACTGTAGAAaccaatcattgtttttgaaaaagtgAAAGTTGCTTCTGGTGGGTGATTGAAATGGAAGTTTAGCTTGTAGCAGTGAGACTATAGAACCTTACTGTACCAGTAAAACGTTGTGTACCCAACAACGCTGCCACTAAACAGGTTGACTGAGGACGCTCCGTTGTGTACATTACATAGTGCCTCCAGATATATTAGAATCATCAATTTTCTCCACACCAGGAAGAGAGGATTAAATAAACATCAAACACAAGATGAGGTAGTGATGGAATGCACAGTTAAGATGTATTAGAGAAAACCCTGGAACCAGATTCTGTTTAAGGGGGTGGGGGTGTTTGgagcaacaagctctcacagtctcactgcaaaATTAGACGTCTATCCACCTTCTCCATACGTACAATTTTGACGTGTTTTTGTTGCTCCTGCTTCTCTGTAACATTCATCCTGCTGCTCTGTATCGTTCCatttctccaaacgtcaaatttcgaagttaaGGGTTAAGCTTAGGCACTCATTGCGAATGGTTCGGCTAAggctaaggtttgggatagggttaaaacattacGTTTAGGCACCCATTCCGAAGGGTTaacgtttgggatagggttaaaacaaaaatgtaaaactAGTTTCCACAACTGGGATCAAACACCCAACCTTCTGAGCCAGAAGTCACCTATCCACCACCCTAATCCACAACACCCTACTTGATGGTACTAACACTCACTGTTTCCCCTAGTGGCCTgttttgaaggcatttcccgACATCTTCAGGACGTGGATATATGTCCAATTTCGACGTTAATAATCTCCCTGGTTTGGAGCGATTTTTATACCTAGTGTTGGAAACAGATTGGTTTGCATGTGGATGTAAATACATGTTAATGAGATACATGTTAATGAGACCCTTAGCATAATGTTATTATGTGTGGTTGACTGGCAATAgctcatattattattatatctatAAACATCATAATAAACACATTATTATCTCAGTCAGATTTTTGGAACCTGATATTTGACTCCAGGGGTTCTCCTAATACTCTGGTCCCTTACATTAAATCAGCATTACACAACCTGATacattataatatatattttaaaaatacaATGTAGAACTATATTGTTTAAATCAAAATTAAACGAACACGGTTTTTGTGACAGGGCTGAACAACAGGGATGTTGTAATTCACTTGGGATAAAAGAGATGGGAACTATTTAGCTATTGAGCAAGCCTCTGTTTCCGAGCCCAGATCTTGCTAATCGATTTCATATGGCATAACGTGATAACAAACAGGTTAAATACcattcagagaagaaaaaaaaacagcccATTTTTTGATAAGATACAGTGAACCAAACAATGGGTTAGTGTTGTTGTTGAAGTTAggaatagagagtgagagagatactgtatgagagagagaaagaaacagagaaatGTACAAAGAGAGAACCACCCCTGTAATACTAATGGTTTAACCCATTCCTATATTTCAGAGAATGGCCCTCAGCTCTCTGTGGTGACGGAGCAGTCCAAGGTGGTGTCGAGGCGGGGGGGTAATGCCACCCTGCCCTGTAAGTTCCACAGGGATGCGTCACTGCCGGCCAACCCCAAACTGAGGATCAAATGGACTAAGCTGACCTCAGACTACCTCAAAGAGGTGTGTTTACACTTGAACCAATGTCATAAAACTATAATCAAAATAACTTTTCCATACAATaccctacttttgatcagagtctggtctaaaatagtgcactatgtggaatattttgtcattttttgtacctttatttaactaggcaagtcagttaagaacaaattattgttttcaatgacagcctaggaacagtgggttaactgccttgttcaggagcagaacaacagatgtttaccttgtcagttcggggattcgatcttgcaaacttccggttactagtccaacgctctaaccactaggctacctgccaccccacaatAGCCTACATTATAAAAGAGACTAGGacaggggtaggcaactagattcagccggaGGCTGATGTTAGTCGGTTGATGGTCgggtttgtacactgcaaattgaccacaactacgcccaaaaagagattgtatttgaaaataaaaaCCATTTCATATCTTTATTGCGTTAATACACAAACTACTGTTTTATTTCTGGGAGTACTtgtgaacagatttcctaaattaaacaaGCTTTtgctgaattcctggtgattttactgtcttttttgccaGGAAATGTAATTCCCCCTTAAAAATATACatcaccagtcaaaagtttggacacgcctactcattcaagtagtttttctttattttatactattttctacattgtagaatagtagtgaagacatcgaaactatgaaataacacatggaatcctgtagtaacccaaaaaagtgttaaacaaatgaaaatatattttatatttgagattcttcaaagtagcctccctttgccttgatgacagctttgcacactcttggcattctctgaaccagcttcatgaggtagtcacctggaatgcatttcaattaacgggTGTGCCTAATTACATCTTCAGCACCactccaacatcaacatatgtgaaaattgcGCTTTTCTAGGTTTTGAAGTAAAACAGAAGGAGGAAGAGAAGTTTCTAATGACATCATCAGTGTGCATcgtgtgattttaaccaattatgagtagGCATTGCTAATgtctactaattggttgatgatgaCATTAGAAAACCTTATCTTCCTCAATCTTTTTTCTATAAAtttattgaaatgttttttttttcttcgtacCCATAGGAGTGTCGTTCCACCAATTCGATGcattttgagaagtgtaacttggcCCTCCCAAAAAATTTCACCAAATGTTTACATTCTATCATAAAGAGCACAAATGTTCAACTacataaaacaatacatttttccatctcaagaggttaaataaaaaacattattaTCGTAAGTGCCcataagtgccaaataaagtaacagggttggccGTAACAGGGGTtggccgtaacagggttgacgatttcattttaaatcagccataaatccccttgtgacagggaaTGGAAGTtttttgtgtgcaacagggaggggcaattgaatagaggcttcacaacaacaacaacaaaaaaacatttctagcctgtctatcaaTGGGTAACAGGGAAGTGTTATGCATGTCCCAatcaaacaccagaaaatggcaaAAAAGAGTTGCCCagttcacctgcttttacactacgATTTGCCTATTAGATGTTCAATTTAAAAAGTAAgcttttcaccatattaaaatgagagttctgTTCACGTAACAggtttgaccttaaaatgagggacagatgtaAATGTAGACTAATCactttaaataaataatcatcttcaaaatggactttgtcaaagcaacaaaataactagggctttacgatTATGGTGAAAACTTGGAAAAATGTTGAAGATAGGTGGGTTTAAATCTTTCTAGAAGTTACACAGGGTGCAAGGAGGGACATGTCCAAATGCTGAATTATTCATATTgaaaatctgatttattgaattcCCCATGCGTTCTATATTAAGAGGAACTTCATTTCATGTAACAGGCTTTTACAATTCaaaattggtgcacaatttctacttaataTATCAAAGAGatgcaaaaggcactcatttcgtgGAATAACCTCGGAACTAACTGATGCCATCACTTACAACTCCTTCTTGTTCCAGGTGGATGTCTTCGTTGCCATGGGTTTCCACAAGCGGAGCTACGGACGTTTCCATGGACGCGTCTACCTACAGGACTCGGCCCCCGCGGATGCGTCGTTGGTCATCACAGAACTCACACTGGAGGATTATGGGAGATATAAGTGTGAGGTCATCGACGGGTTGGAAGATGGAACAGGCGTGGTGTCTCTGGACCTGCAAGGTAACACACACTtgaacacacacgaacacacaattTCACAGTGTGCGTGTCCTCACCGCAGTCTGTCGACACAACAGCTAGTATTCAATATGGACTCTGTTTGACAAAGTTTTTGAGAGAACCGTCCTTTGGTAAAGTCTATTTACTGTGTAGCAGCCTGTCCTTGTCTAAATGGCCCAGGGTTCTGGCTATATATAGCACCGTGAGCTGAGACTACCCAGGAGGACTGTCAGGGGCACACACACGTCAGGCCGGAGTAATGGAGTTCATCATTTAGGTTTCCATTCCTGGCACACCTCCATGGAACAGGGTATAACGCCATGCATCACCCAGCTAGACCAGCTCCATTATATATGAGAATGATCAACTATCACTGCCACCATCAATCTGGAGCTACAGCTACCCACACACATAACAATGGACTAGAAATTGTAGGATTTGAGCAAATGCTATAAGCTAATAGGGTTTAGCTTTTTTTTTACAACTTGTGTTATGTTTTCCACCTGTTTAAGATGAGTACATAAAACCCCAAAGCAAATGGATGTTTTAtgatctcctgtctctcctccctctctctcaccctctctctcctgtctctcctccctctctttcaccctctctcctgtctctcctccctctctttcaccctctctcctgtctctcctccctctctctcaccctctctctcctgtctctcctccctctctctcaccctctctctcctgtctctcctccctctctctcaccctctctctcctgtctctcctccctctctctcaccctctctctcctgtctctcctccctgtctctccccctcccaggtATCGTCTACCCATACTTCCCTCGGCTGGGTCGTTACAACCTGAACTTCTTTGATGCCGAGCGGGTGTGTCGCGAGCAGGACTCCATCGTGGCGTCGTTTGACCAGCTGTACGAGGCATGGCGTGGGGGTTTGGACTGGTGCAACGCTGGGTGGCTGAGTGACGGATCCGTCCAGTATCCCATCACCACCCCGAGGGAACCCTGTGGGGGCAAGAACACTGTTCCCGGGGTACGCAACTACGGCCTCAGAGACAAGGAGAAGAACAGATACGACGTGTTCTGTTTCACCTCCAACTAcaaaggtgagtgtgtgtgtgtgtgtgtgtgggggggggtgtacatGTGTATCtaaccttctccctccctctcttaggGCGGTTCTACTACCTGATCCACCCCTCCAAGCTTACATATGACGAGGCTGTGCGTGCGTGTCAGAAGGACGGAGCTCAGATTGCCAAGGTGGGCCAGATGTACGCCGCCTGGAAGCTATTGGGCTACGACCGCTGTGACGCCGGCTGGTTGGCTGACGGGAGCGTCCGTTACCCCATCACCCGCCCCCGTAGGCGTTGCAGCCCAACGGAAGCTGCCGTGAGGTTCAACGGCTACCCTGACAAGAAACACAAGCTGTACGGAGTCTACTGCTTCAAGGGCCACAACTGAGAACCCcaatacgctcacacacacacacacacacacactagagaagctaatacatttacagagagtaggatggagagggagatgggaagaggagtttagagagagggaggtcatATAGGGGAAGTTACtgatataaaacatttaaataaaacattCAAACTGTGATATTTTCTTTTTAGATACAGTAAAACGAGAGGTGTGAGAGTAATTTTAACAAACCATGTTTTTTTGTAATCTGGGACCTGGTAGTGTATGGGGGATATGTTATTTAATCTGTTATTTTTACGTAGGAACAGAAAGGGAGGATGGATTTGGGGAAAGggttggtgagagggagggaatggTGGTGGAGAAACAGATGATGTCACATTGTCCCAAAGTGACATCGTAAGTGGACGAGGCATACCATAGCTTGAAGGAAGTCCTTGGACTGAGAACAACCCAGTAAAGCTTCTGATAACTGAACTGATACCTTTGGGCGCTTACCTTTTCTGTTCAATTAAACCCAGGACAAACAAAAGAGCAACAatattcacacaaacacaaaaagcAAAGATAGCGTAGCTcaagctattattattattattattattatgttatagaATGCAACTACAGCACAATGAACATCCAGTCTGCTGTCCATCTTTGCAGGGTGCTACAACAGTGTCATGTATTTCACCATCATTTTGACTAGTTTAATTAATAATGTGTGGACCAAACATCATTCTCATCAtagaaattgataaaaaaaaaaaaggaaaagccAACCATTAGCATTGTTTAGTTTCTTTTTTACTATGAATATGTAGAATGTGAGTAtctagaattgtatttctgtttatgGATGTCTTTTGATatagaaatattgtttaatttTCTGCGCTACGCTATCCCAGAGTTCTGTGCTCAGTCACAGGGCTCAAGTGTTTAAACTAACCTCAGAAACATACAAACGAGGAAACCATAATACAAAAGTTGCACTGGACAATGTTTATGTCAGAAGACTTACAGTGGCCTAGAAGGGACAAGGTAAACCGCATTTAGTCCTCAGCAGCAACACAAAATGCCTGGCAATAGTTGTCTTACTGAGTAGTATTGTGACACGCAGACCTGCAGTATAATATGTATGTTAAACACTAGTTTCTGTGCCTCTATATACATCTTAGCCTCTAGTTTAGAAACACAAGGCATGCCTCTGAGCTTTTATACACAGCAGAAAGCCAAAAGCAACACTTGCAGTGTAAATCCCAATtttttcaaaatatttttttttggtgCTATTTTTGACACAAATAGTTTCTTATAGTGAATGAGTAGACCCAGTGATATCTGTGAAACTGGTTGTTTGAGCACTGAcaagctgttagctagctaacgatgCCATGTTAGTCTGCATGGCTAAGCCTCAGGCCAACAGCTCAGGCATATCTATTTATCTGCATGAACACAGAGCCTGCGATACCCTTGCTCACCACTACCAGTGCAGCCCACTCTAGACTAGCCCAGTGAATTGGCCAGATAATCATCCTATTTAA
It encodes:
- the hapln1b gene encoding hyaluronan and proteoglycan link protein 1 — encoded protein: MLPVLICALVSLSLADNFDTAYPEMEHYRTIYVQENGPQLSVVTEQSKVVSRRGGNATLPCKFHRDASLPANPKLRIKWTKLTSDYLKEVDVFVAMGFHKRSYGRFHGRVYLQDSAPADASLVITELTLEDYGRYKCEVIDGLEDGTGVVSLDLQGIVYPYFPRLGRYNLNFFDAERVCREQDSIVASFDQLYEAWRGGLDWCNAGWLSDGSVQYPITTPREPCGGKNTVPGVRNYGLRDKEKNRYDVFCFTSNYKGRFYYLIHPSKLTYDEAVRACQKDGAQIAKVGQMYAAWKLLGYDRCDAGWLADGSVRYPITRPRRRCSPTEAAVRFNGYPDKKHKLYGVYCFKGHN